The nucleotide sequence GAAGAACATGCGGACCACGATGAGCATGAAGAACATGCCGAGCACGATGACCATGATGATCACGAGGGCCATGCGCATGGCGATCACGACCCCCACGCCTGGCTTTCGCTCCAAAACGCGGGCACTTGGCTAAACGTGATTGCCGCACAGTTGTCGGCGGCTGACCCGGACAATGCCGGGGCCTATTTCGCCAATGCCGCCGCTGCCAAAACCGAGATCGAGACATTGTCAGCCGAGGTAACCGCCACACTTGAGCCCGTGCGCGGCGGCAGCTTCATCGTCTTCCACGATGCCTATCAGTATTTCGAGGCGGAATTCGATTTCCCGGCATCTGGCGCAATCTCCATTGCGGATGCCGCGGACCCAAGCCCGGCGCGCATCGCTGAAATCCAAGGGCGCATCCGCGAAGAGGGCATTGATTGCGTGCTGGCAGAACCCCAGTTCAACGCGGGCCTGATCGCTACCGTTCTGGAAGGCACAGATGCGCAAACCGGTGTGATCGACCCACTTGGGGCAGAGCTTGAGTTGGGGGCCGCGCTTTATCCGCAGCTCATTCGCAATATGGCGACCACTTTGGCGGACTGCTTGTAGCGCCACAAAACATATCGGCTGCCGCTCATGCGGCGGCCGATCCCCGAAAATTCCTAGATGATCGCCAGCACGGCCTCTGGCGGCCTGCCGATGGCGGCCTTGCCATTGGCAAAAACGATAGGGCGTTCGATCAGGATCGGGTTTTGCGCCATGGCGTCGATCAGCGTGGCGCCGTCCTCTGACTTGCTCAGGCCCAATTCCTTGAACAGCGTCTCGTCGGTGCGCATCAGCTCGATCGGGGCCATGTCCAGAAGCGCCAAGGCCTGCGTGATCTCGGCAACGCTTGGCGGGTCCTTCAGATAAAGCCGAACCTCGGGCGCGTCCAGCAGCGCCAATGTTTGGCGCGACTTGCTGCAGCGCGGGTTGTGCCAGATGGTTACAGCCATGCGTCTCTCCCGGTGCCAACGGCGTCTTGCAGGCAGGCATGCCCGTCGCGTTCCAGCAGCGCGTCCAACCCTTTGGCGATGTCCGCCGCCAGCGACACGCCGGCGTAAACCATCGCGGTGTATAACTGCACCGCCGACGCGCCGGCCTTGATCTTGGCATAGGCCTGTTCGGCGTTGCTGACGCCGCCCACGCCAATCAGCGGCAGCTTGCCGTCCGTCAGCTTGGACAGCTGCGCCAGCACGCGGGTTGAGGCCTCGAACACCGGCTGGCCGGACAACCCGCCCGCTTCGCCTTTGTGCGGGCTTTGCAGCCCGTCACGCGACAGGGTGGTGTTGGTGGCGATGATGCCGTTGATCTTGGTATGGGCCGCGACCTCGACAATCTCGGCCAGCTCGTCGCCGCTCAGGTCGGGGGCGATTTTCAGGAAAATCGGCGTGCCGCGGGCATGGGCGTTGCGCACCGATATGACGCGGTCCAGCAGGTCCAGCAGCGCGGCTTTGCCCTGCAGGTCGCGCAAACGCTCGGTGTTGGGGGAGGAGACGTTGACGGTGGCAAAATCCACCACATCGCCCGCGCGCTCCAGCACCGTGGCGAAGTCGGCGGCGCGGTCGGCGCTGTCCTTGTTGGCCCCAAGGTTGAGGCCCACGGGGATGGTCGCCCGCGCGCCGTCCAGCCGGTCGGCAATGGCGTGCATGCCGTCATTGTTGAAGCCAAACCGGTTGATGGCGGCCTGGTCCTCGTCCAGCCGGAACAGGCGCGGCTTGGGATTGCCGGGCTGGGCGCGGGGGGTGGCGGCGCCGACCTCAAGGAAACCGAACCCCACTTTGGACAGCGGCCCCACGGCCTGCGCGTTCTTGTCAAAGCCCGCCGCCAGCCCCACGGGGTTGGCCATCTCGATGCCCGCGACGGATGTTTTCAGCCGGGGGGAGGTGACCGGCCCACGCCCGCCCGCCAGCCCCATGTTCAGCGCCTTGATCGACAGCCCATGCGCGGTTTCGGGGGGGAAGCTTTTGAGAAGGGGCAGCCCGATGCGTTCCAGCAGGCTCATGCGATGCCCTCCGGGAACTGGTGGTGGCCACCCTTCAGCGGCAGTTCCGCGTGGCCCAGCACCTCTGACATGGGCCAGTCGCGGTAGAGATGCGGGAATTGGTCGCCACCCCGCGACACCTCCCATTTCAACGCGCCGCCCATCGCGTCCGCGTCGCCCCAGGCCAGATACAGGCCGTCTTGGCCCGCGAAATGTTTGGCGGCGGTCTCCCGCGCCTGGGAGGCGGTGGAGAAATGGATGAACCCGTCGGCCAGATCAATCGGCGCGCCTTTGAAAACGCCGTTCTGTTCAAATTCTGCCCATTGGGCGCGGGTCAGTATCTTGTAAATCAGCATGGCCATGACTTGCCTTGTGCCGGACGCAGGGTCAAGCGCGATAGCCCTTTGACTCTGGGCGGGCCTGCCGCCAAGCTGGGGGCAATCAAATACGATCCATTCAACTGGGGGATTTATCCTATGCTCAAGACATTCATGACATCTGCGGCGGCGCTTGCACTGGGCACCGGGGTCGCGGCGGCGGATTATTCGTTGACCATCCTGCACACCAACGATTTCCACGCGCGGTTCGAGCCGATCAGCAAATATGACAGCGGCTGCTCTGCCGAGGACAACACCGCCGGCGAATGCTTCGGCGGCTGGGCGCGGTTGGTCAACGCGGTCAAGGACGCGCGCGCGCGCACCAACAACTCCATTCTGGTGGATGGCGGCGACCAGTTCCAGGGCACGCTGTTCTACACCTATTACAAGGGCAAGGTCGCGGCCGAGATGATGAACGGGTTGGGCTATGACGGCATGACCGTTGGCAACCACGAATTCGACGACGGGCCGGAGGTGCTGGCGGGCTTCATGGCGTCGGTCAACTTCCCCGTGTTGATGTCCAACGCCGATGTCTCGGGCGAGCCTGCCTTGGCGGGCAAGCTGGCCAAATCGACGGTGATCGAGCGCGGCGGCGAGAAGATCGGCCTGATCGGGCTGACCCCGCAGGACACCCCTGATCTGGCGTCACCGGGCAAAAACATCACCTTCACCGAGCCCGCAGGCGCGGTGCAAGGCGAGGTGGACAAGCTGACCGCCGAGGGCGTGAACAAGATCGTGGTGCTGTCGCACTCGGGCTTCGCGGTCGACAAGGTGGTCGCGGCCAATACCACGGGTGTGGATGTGATCGTCGGTGGCCACTCCAACACGCTGCTGTCGAATACGCAGGACCGCGCGGTGGACGTCTACCCCGTAATGGTCGGCGACACGGCGATCGTGCAGGCCTATGCCTACGGCAAGTTCCTGGGCGAGCTGAACGTCACCTTCGACGACGCAGGCAAGATCACCGAGGCCAAAGGCGAGCCGCTGCTGATTGACGGCGGCGTGCCTGAGGATGAAACCATCGTCGCCCGTATCGGCGAGCTGGCAGGCCCGCTCGATGAGATCCGCAATAAGGTCGTGGCCAATGCGGCGGGTGCGCTGGAAGGCGACCGCTCGGTCTGCCGGGTTGAGGAATGTGCCATGGGCAACCTGATCGCCGACGCCATGCTGGCGCGGGTGAAAGATCAGGGCATCGACATTGCGATCATGAATTCCGGCGGCATCCGCGCCTCGATTGACGCGGGCGAAGTGACGATGGGCGAGGTGCTGACCGTGCTGCCGTTCCAGAACACGCTGTCCACGTTCCAGGTGTCGGGCCAGACCATCATTGACGCGCTGGAAAACGGCGTGAGCCAAGTGGAGGAGGTCAAAGGCCGCTTCCCGCAGGTGGCAGGTCTGAAATACACGTGGGACGCCTCGGTCGCGCCGAATGAGGGCCGCATCAAAGAGGTCATGGTGATGGAGGGCGACGCGTTCGTGCCGATTGACCCGGCCAAGACCTATGGTGTTGCGTCGAACAACTTCGTGCGCAATGGCGGGGACGGGTTCAAAATGTTCACCACCGCCGAGAACGCCTATGACTTTGGCCCCGACGTGGCTGATGTTGTGGCGGAGTATATGGCCGCCAATGGTGACAACGCGATATCTGTCGAAGGCCGCATCACCAAGCAGTAAGCAGTTTCGCCGCGCCTCTGGCGCGTCGACACGCTGGGGAGGCTCTGCCTCCCCAGACCCCTCCGGATTATTGGGGGCCAGCCCCCAAACCCCCGAGGTATTTTTGAAACAATGATGGGGACGCGGCCATGTGCGGACGCCAAGCACTGACATTGCCGCATGATGCGATGAGCCAGATGTTTGGCGCGACCCTCGCCAATGATCTGCCCGATGTGCCGAATTACAATATTTGCCCGACCAATCAGGTCTGCGCCGTGACCTCGGATGCGGGCGTGCGGCATGTGACCTCCATGCGCTGGGGGTTCATCCCGCATTGGTACGCCAAGCCCAATGGCGGGCCATTGTTGATCAATGCCCGCAGCGAGACGATTGCGGAGAAACCCGCCTTCAAGGCTGCCGTCCGGCAGCGCCGCTGCCTGATCCCCGCCACCGGGTTTTATGAATGGACCAAGGATGAGACTGGCAACCGGCTGCCCTGGTATATCCACCCCGCAGCGGAGGAGGCGCTGGCCTTTGCCGGCGTCTGGCAGCGCTGGGAGCGGGACGGGGAGGCCCATACCACCTGCGCCATTGTCACCACCTTGGCCAATGACCGCATGGCGGAGCTGCATTCGCGCCAGCCCGTGACCATTGCGCCTGCGGATTACGGGCTGTGGCTGGGCGAGGAGGGGCATGGCGCGGCCACCCTGATGACCGCCGCCCCGCCCGAACAGCTGGAGTTTTTCCGCGTGGACCCGGCCGTGAATTCCAACCGCGCCTCGGGCCCTGAGCTGATTGAGCCCTATGACGCGGAGACCAAGACTGCCTGAACCCTTGCACTCCCCCGCGCCCTGCGGCAGGTCAGGGGGGCTGATGATGAAGGACACGATATGCCCAATTTTGCCTCCCTGATTGCCGATCATGACGCCCCGGATTTTGCGATTGGCGCGCCGGGCAGGGCGTGGCTGAGCTACGGCGCGTTGCGCGATCAGGCGGGGTATGTGGCAGGCGCGTTGCACGGCTTCGGCATCGGGCGCGGCGACCGGGTGGCGATTGTGCTGCCCAACGGGCCGGAGATGGCATCGGCCTTTGTCTGCGTGGCGCAGGCGGCGGTGACCGCCCCCTTGAACCCCGGCTACAAGCAAGACGAATACGCGTTCTATCTGGACGACCTGAAAGCCCGCGCGCTGGTGGTGATGGAGGGCTATGACGGCCCCGCCCTGGCCGCAGCACTTGGCTTGGGCATCGCGGTGATCCGGCTGCATGTGCGCCCCGAACATGCGGCGGGGGCCTTCACTTTGGCCTTGGACGGGGAGACGCTGGACGGCGCAGACACCGCCGCGCCCGGCCCGGATGACGTGGCGCTGATCCTGCACACATCGGGCACCACCTCGCGCCCCAAGATCGTGCCGCTGCTGCATTCGAACGTCGTGGCGTCGGCGCGCAACATCGAGGCGTCGCTGGCCCTGACCGCGCAGGACCGCTGCATGAATGTGATGCCGCTCTTCCACATCCACGGGCTGATCGCCGCCGTCTCCGCCACGCTGGCGGCGGGGGGGCAGGTCTGGTGCGCGCCCGGCTTTGACGCGCTGAAATTCTTCACCTGGATGGAGGAGGCCGCGCCCAGCTGGTACACCGCCGTGCCCACCATGCATCAGGCCATCCTGTCGCGCGCCCCCCGTAACGCCGAGGCTATCGCCGCCAACCCGCTGCGCTTCCTGCGGTCGTCGTCGGCCTCCCTGCCGCCGCAGGTCTTCGCGGCGCTGGTGGAAACCTTCAACGCCCCCGTCATCGAAGGCTACGGCATGACGGAGGCGACCCACCAAATGGCCTCCAACCCGCTGCCGCCGCGCGTGCAAAAGCCCGGCTCCGTCGGGGTCGAGGCAGGCCCGCAGGTGCGCATCGCCCATGAAGCGGAGCCGCGCCTGATCACAGGCACCGGGGAAATCGTCATTTCCGGGCCCAACGTCACCCCGGGCTATGAAAACAACGACAAAGCCAATGCCGACAACTTCTTCACAGTGGACGGGCAACGCTGGTTCCGCACCGGCGACCAGGGTCAGTTCGACGCGGACGGCTACTTGTCGCTGACCGGCCGCCTGAAGGAAATCATCAACCGGGGCGGCGAAAAGATCTCCCCCCTCGAAATCGACGAAATGCTGATGGACCACCCCGATGTGGCGCAGGTGGTCAGCTTCGCGGTGCCGCACCCCAAGCTGGGCGAGGAGGTCGGCGCGGCCATCGTGCTGTCCAACCCCGCCACAACCGAAGCAGACCTCAAGACCTTTGCCGAAACCCGCGTCGCCGCCTTCAAAATCCCCAAACACATCGTCATCATGGACGAGATCCCCAAAGGCGCCACCGGCAAGATGCAACGCATCGGCATGGCCGAAAAGCTGGGGTTAACCAAATGAAAATCTGCATCTTCGGCGCGGGCGCGATCGGCGGCTATCTCGGGGCCAAACTGGCCCAAACCGACGCGCAGGTCTCGATGATCGCGCGCGGGCCGCATCTGGAGGCGATGCAGGACAACGGCCTCACGCTCATGGACGAAAACGGCTACGTCAATGTCGACGTCATCGCGTCGGACACCGCCACTTTCCTCGGCCCGCAGGACTACGTCTTCATCACGCTCAAGGCGCATTCCGTGCCCCCCGTGGTGGACAAAATCGCGCCGCTCATCGGGCCCGACACCACTGTCGTCTCCGCCGTCAACGGGGTGCCGTGGTGGTATTTCTACGGCCTCGACGGGCCCCATGAAAACACGCGCCTCGCCTCCGTCGACCCCGGCGACGCGCAATGGCATACCTTCACGCCCGAAAAGACGCTGGGCTGCGTCGTCTACCCGGCCGCAGAAGTCGTCCAACCCGGCGTCATCCGCCATATCGAGGGCAATCGTTTCACCCTGGGCGAGCCCTCCGGCGAGAAATCACCTCGCGCGCTTGCCCTGTCGAAAAAGCTGATCGAGGCCGGACTGAAAGCGCCTGTGCGCCCCAAAATCCGCGACGAGATCTGGGTCAAGCTCTGGGGCAATCTCAGCTTCAACCCGATCTCCGCCCTGACACACGCCACGTTGGAGCAGCTCTGCACCGACCCCGGCACCCGCGCCGTCGCCCGCGCGATGATGGTAGAGGCCCAACAGGTCGCCGAGACCCTGGGCGTCAAATTCCCCATCACTGTCGAAAAACGCATAGACGGAGGCGCCGCCGTCGGCGCGCACCGCACGTCTATGTGGCAGGATTTGGACGCTGGAAGGCCGATGGAGATCGACGCCCTGATAGGCTCCGTCGCCGAGCTGGGCGATCTGGTGGGGGTGGAGACACCGACGGTCGATACGCTGCTGGCGTTGATCAGGCTCAGGGCGGTGACGGCAGGAACAGCGTAATTGTCATCCCCACGAAAGTGGGGACCCCGATGAATCAGCGCACCACGTCATTTCATCGAGGTCCCCGCTTTCGCGGGAATGACAGCGCTAGTGTCCACCGCGTCCCCACATGTCATCCCCGCGAAAGCGGGGACCCCGATGAACCGGCAGTCCAACCCAACAACTGCGAACTTCCCGCTTCAGCCGGAATTTCATCAATAAACCGTTAACCCTTGACCACTCAAACTACGGGCCATGCCCTACCACGTCTACATCATGGCCTCTCGCCCCCATGGCGCGATCTATACCGGTGTCACAAACGATCTGGTCCGCCGCGCCAACGAACACCGCAATGGCCTCATCTCTGGTTTCACCGAAAAATACCAATGCAAAACGCTGGTTTGGTATGAGGAGCATCAGGACATAAACGAGGCGATCCTACGCGAAAAACGCATCAAGAAATGGAAACGCGCGTGGAAGATAGCGTTGATCGAAGCGAGTAATCCTTCGTGGGAAGATCTGCTGGAACTTGCAGAGCGGCCCTGAACTGCGAGGTCCCCGCTTTCGCGGGAATGACACCATCACGCCGTTCCCCCCCGTCATCCCCGCGAAAGCGGGGACCCCGATATGATGGCGCCGAACGCTTGGACAATTACTGATATTGGTTGGTATCAACTCTATCCTGAAAGCCAATTGTCTTTGTTGGGTGAAGCAACCCGTAGGGTGGGAGGTTCCGCAGGCGGCACGCCGAAAGGAGCACCCACCACCCCCCTCACCAAAACCACCACCACCGCCGCCGCCTGACCTGCTGGTCTGCCTCAACCTCCCGCACCACAGCAACCTCCTCCGTCAACTCCCCGCCCGGCACCGGCTCCAGTCCGGCTTTCGCCAGCACCTCCCGCTCGATCCGGCGGTCCATTTGCAGCTGTTGGATATGCTCCGCCGCCTCCGCGTTGGTCCAGAACCCGTGTGAGCCGACCGTAAATCTCGACGGGCGGTGCCCGTGCTCGGTGATCGCTTCGATGTCATGTTGCTTGTCGATCCGGTTCAGCTCCGCCATCGACACAATCGCGGCGACGTCCTTGCCGTGGCGGGTCAGGATGCAGGCCGCGCGGGGGTCCTGGACGAGGTGGATCAGCGCGGGCAGCTGGTTGCGCGCCGCAGAGGTCGCCACGCGGTGGGTTTTACAGATTGGTAACATTTGGGGCCTTGAAAATTTTGGGACATTTTGGGTTTTGAGGCCAAATGTTTTGTCCCAAAATGTCTCAAAACCCGTAAACGCACCGTTCGGTGCGGTTAAGCGCCGGTAAACACCGTGCTGAAAAGGTTAATGCGGGCAGGGGTGATTTGCCCGCAAAGCTCGCTTACAAATGCGCGCATTCCGGCACCGGCGTTATAACCGTACCGTCTTGTTTCCATTGGATTAAGTTGTCCACGGTCAGCTTGCCCATCGCCGCCCGCGTCTCATGTGTGGCGGACCCCACATGCGGCAGCAGAACCACATTCTCCATCTCTTTCAACGCGTTAGGGATTTTCGGCTCCTGCTCAAACACGTCCAAACCGGCCTTCCCCAGCTTGCCCGATTGCAGCGCCTCGATCAGCGCCTCCTCGTCAATCACCGACCCGCGCGACACGTTGATCACCATACCCTCTGGCCCTAGCGCCTCAAGCACTTGTTTATTCACGATTTTATTCGTGGACGCGCCGCCCGGCGTGATGCAGATCAACACGTCACTCCGCTCCGCCATGCCCACCAACGTCTCGCAATACTCGTATGGCAGGTCCTTCCTGGACCGCGTGTGATACAGGATCGTCGGGTTGAACACCTGCAACCTTTCCGCAATTTCCTGCCCGATCCGCCCCATCCCCAGGATGCCAATCGTGCGGTTGTCGGGTGAGTTTGACAGCGGCGCGTTGCCGTCCCGCTCCCAGTCTCCGGACCGCGCATGTCGTTCATCTGAAAGGAAATTTCGGAAGCAGGCCAGCATCAGCATCATGGCCGTGTTGGCGACCTCGGCGTTCAAAACGTTCGGCGTGTGCGTCACCTTGATGCCCCGCGCCACGCAGGCGTCGGTGTCAATCGCGTCATAGCCAACCCCATAGGCAGAGGCGACCTGCAGGTTCGGGCACGCCGCCATCACATGCGCAGGCACCCCGTCATGGCCGTTGGTCGCCAAAGCCACGATTTTGCCGCCATGCTCCGCCACCCAAGCGTCGAAGTCTTTGATATCATTCATCTTATGAAGCGTGAATTCCGCTTCCATCCGCTCCAGCATCACATCCGTCGCGCCGCCAATCATCAACAGATCTGGCTTGCTCATGCGTCCGCCCCCACGTTCTGGCGCTGGGTCCCGAGGCCTTCAATGGTTAAATCCATCACGTCGCCCTCCCTCAAGAACACAGGCTCCGGCTTCATGCCGCCCCCCACACCCGGTGGCGTCCCGGTCGAGATCACGTCACCCGGATGCAACGTCATCAGCTGGCTGAGGTGGGAAATGATCTCCGCCACCCCGAAAATCATCGTCGCGGTGGTCCCGGTCTGCATCCGTTTTCCGTTTACATCCAACGACATGGACAAGTTTTGAACGTCCGTCACTTCGTCCCTTGTCACCAGCCAGGGCCCCGTCGGCCCGAATGTGTCGCAGCTTTTGCCCTTGGTCCATTGGCCCGAAAGCTCGGTCTGAAAATGCCGTTCGCTGACATCGTTAACGATGCAGTAACCCGCCACATAATCCAGCGCGTCCGCCTCGCTGACGTATTTGCAGGCCTTTCCAATGACCACACCCAGCTCAACCTCCCAGTCGGTTTTGTTCGAGTTGCGCGGGATCATCACGTCGTCATTTGGCCCGACAATCGCTGAGTTGGCCTTGAAAAACAGGATCGGATGTTTCGGGTAATCCAGCCCCATTTCATCGGCATGGTCCGTGTAATTCAGCCCGATGCAAAGAAATTTTCCGATATCCCCCACGCAGGGTCCCATGCGTGGGGAGCCGGTCACTGCTGGCAAAGACGACGTATCAAGGGCGCGCAGAGCCTCGAGACCGGCATCTGACAAGGTCTCTCCCGAGATGTCAGCAACCTGAGTGCTCAGATCTCGCAACGTGCCTTCGGCATCAATGAGGCCGGGTTTCTCCTGGCCAGGTTCACCATAGCGGACGAGTTTCATTGCAGGTCTCCTTAGTGGTTGTCGCGCGGCATGTATTTGCGCGCAATGTCTTGATATTTGGCTGCCCCCTCAAGGGTCATGCCCTCACTGAAGGGGCGGACCATGGCGCGGAAGATTTCCTGCCAAGGGGTCTGGCTGTCGGGCACCTCGATGGACCCATCCACCAGCTTTTCGGCGCGGGCTTTCAGCGTCGCGTCATCTACCAGCATGTCCGCGGTACATTTTTTCAGGTCGATCCTGAGCATGTCGCCGGTCTGCACCAAGGCCAGCCCGCCACCATCGGCCGCCTCTGGCGACGCGTTCAGAATAGAGGGGCTGCCAGACGTGCCCGATTGCCGCCCATCGCCGACACAAGGAAGGGCATGAATGTCCCTCTTCAACAGATATGACGGCGGGCGCATGTTCACGACCTCGGCCCCACCAGGGTAGCCCTTTGGCCCGGCGCCACGCATGATCAAAATGCAGTTTTCGTCGATGCCAAGGCTCTCGTCGTCGATCCGGTGATGAAAATCCTCCGGCCCGTCAAACACGATGGCGCGGCCCTCAAAGGCCTCCGGGTCATCCGGGTTGGACAGGTAGCGGTCGCGGAACTCCTTGGAGATAACCGAAGTTTTCATGATCGCGCTGTCAAACAGGTTGCCCTTGAGGTTGATGAAGCCCGCATCCTGCAGCATCGGTTCAGAAGCGGATCGGATCACATCGGGGTTGCCGGTCAACGTGTCACCGCAGTTTTCCCGCATGGTCTTGCCGTTGGCGGTCATCACATCCGGGTGGGGCAGCAGGCCCGCGTTGATCAACTCGCCAATGACCGCCGGAACACCACCGGCGCGGTGGTAGTCCTCGCCCAAATACTTCCCCGCGGGCTGCATGTTGACCAGCAAAGGCACCTTATGCCCGACGCCCTGCCAATCATCGTTGGTCAGCTCCAGCCCCAAATGCTTCGCAACGCCGTTCAGATGGATCGGCGCATTGGTCGACCCGCCAATCGCGGAGTTGATGACGATGGTGTTCTCAAACGCTTCCCGGGTCATGATGTCAGAGGGGCGCAGGTCCTCATGCACCATTTCAACGATGCGCTTGCCGGTCTCGTAGCTGATTTGGCCACGCTCCCGATAAGGTGCGGGGATTGCGGCGGAGCCGGGCAATTGCATGCCCAAGGCTTCAGCCAAGGAGTTCATCGTGGTGGCCGTCCCCATCGTGTTGCAGTAGCCCACCGACGGCGTGGAAGACGCCACCAGCTCCATGAACCCGTCATCATCGATTTCCCCCGCAGCCTGCATTTCGCGGGCCTTCCAGACGATAGTGCCGGACCCAGTGCGCTCGC is from uncultured Litoreibacter sp. and encodes:
- a CDS encoding IlvD/Edd family dehydratase, which translates into the protein MADKSKLRSQKWFNNPDNQEMTALYLERYLNYGLTREELQSGKPIIGIAQTGSDLSPCNRHHIELTKRVRDGVIAAGGTVIEVPVHPIQETGKRPTAMLDRNLAYLSLVETLFGYPLDGVVLNIGCDKTTPALLMAAATVNIPAIALSVGPMLNGWFNGERTGSGTIVWKAREMQAAGEIDDDGFMELVASSTPSVGYCNTMGTATTMNSLAEALGMQLPGSAAIPAPYRERGQISYETGKRIVEMVHEDLRPSDIMTREAFENTIVINSAIGGSTNAPIHLNGVAKHLGLELTNDDWQGVGHKVPLLVNMQPAGKYLGEDYHRAGGVPAVIGELINAGLLPHPDVMTANGKTMRENCGDTLTGNPDVIRSASEPMLQDAGFINLKGNLFDSAIMKTSVISKEFRDRYLSNPDDPEAFEGRAIVFDGPEDFHHRIDDESLGIDENCILIMRGAGPKGYPGGAEVVNMRPPSYLLKRDIHALPCVGDGRQSGTSGSPSILNASPEAADGGGLALVQTGDMLRIDLKKCTADMLVDDATLKARAEKLVDGSIEVPDSQTPWQEIFRAMVRPFSEGMTLEGAAKYQDIARKYMPRDNH
- a CDS encoding fumarylacetoacetate hydrolase family protein: MKLVRYGEPGQEKPGLIDAEGTLRDLSTQVADISGETLSDAGLEALRALDTSSLPAVTGSPRMGPCVGDIGKFLCIGLNYTDHADEMGLDYPKHPILFFKANSAIVGPNDDVMIPRNSNKTDWEVELGVVIGKACKYVSEADALDYVAGYCIVNDVSERHFQTELSGQWTKGKSCDTFGPTGPWLVTRDEVTDVQNLSMSLDVNGKRMQTGTTATMIFGVAEIISHLSQLMTLHPGDVISTGTPPGVGGGMKPEPVFLREGDVMDLTIEGLGTQRQNVGADA